cccagttgacggtacagccgactttgaggcagaggatcattgatgctcagagtaacgattcttatctggttgagaaacgtggcctagcagaggcagggcaaacggctgagttctcgttatcctctgatggtggactgttgtttgagagacgcctctgtgttccgtcagatagtgcggttaagacagaattattatctgaggcgcacagttccacattttccatgcacccaggtagcacgaagatgtatcaggacctgaagcgggtttattggtggcgtaacatgaagagggaagtagcagaatttgttagtaaatgcttggtgtgccagcaggttaaggcaccaaggcagaaaccagggggtttattacaacccttgtgcataccggaatggaagtgggagaacgtgtccatggatttcattacagggctaccgagaactctgaggggttttacagtgatctgggttgtggtggacagacttactaaatcagcgcacttcgttccgggtaaatccacctatactgctagtaagtgggcacagttgtacatgtctgagatagtgagattacatggagtgccagtgtcgattgtttctgatagagatgcccgtttcacttccaaattttggaagggtttgcagactgctatgggcacgaggttggactttagtacggctttccatccacagactgacggtcagactgagcgtctgaaccaggttttagaggatatgttgcgggcgtgtgcattggaatttccaggtagctgggactcccacttacatttgatggaatttgcttataataacagttatcaggctactattggcatggcaccgtttgaggccctgtacggcagatgttgtagatccccggtttgctggggtgaggtgggtgagcagagattgatgggtcctgagttagttcagtctactaacgaagcaattcagaagattagatcacgcatgcataccgctcagagtagacagaagagttatgcagatgtgaggcggaaggaccttgagtttgagataggggataaggtgttcttaaaggtagcacctatgaaaggtgtcttgcgttttgaaaggagaggaaagttgagtccccgttttgttgggccatttgagattctggagcggattggccctgtagcttatcgcttggcattgcctccatcactctcgacagttcatgatgtgtttcacgtttctatgttgaggaagtacgtgccagatccatcccatgtagtggattacgagccactagagattgatgaaaacttgagctatgttgaacaacctgttgaggtgcttgctagggaggtgaagacgttgaggaataaacaaattcccctagttaaggtcttatggcggaatcaccgggtagaagaggctacatgggagcgtgaagacgacatgaggtcccgttatcccgaactgttcgaggaataaaactttcgaggacgaaagttccctaaggagggaagaatgtaacgctccaaaatttttttaaggtaaaatttttctcgttttatttaaagtgcaaattgatatattaatgatataatattgattttattattattattaatatttattttaattgttataatattaatattataaatattattataaattaatattatagaaatattgttatttataaaacaataaaataaattattatttatttaatattaatattattaatatatatatttattactttattattattattattattattatttaatatatttatattattatttaatttaatttaattaatattataaatttatttagaattatatatatatatatatatatatatatatatattaaacttttttaaaaaaagaaaaaccctaagCCCGCGCcgctaccccccccccccccccctcgatTTTTTCCTTCTCCCTTCCGTTTCCTCTCCCCgacgccgcgccaccgcccgAGCTCCTTCCGTCTCTTCTTCGTTTCGTCTGCCGGCGCCGCAGCCATCTCTCTCCCTCCATCTTCGTGTCCGTTTCGGCGCCGCCACCCGTGTCTCCTACTTCTTTCatctcttctccttccgacGCACCGCCACCATCTCTTCCTCTCCGCCTCCGTCCACGAGCGTCGAAGTGGATTCCGCCGCGGCCTCTCCGTTCTCATCTCTTGATTCAGACGCCGGCAGAAACAGAGGGGAGCGCCTTCTCCGCCATCCGCTCGTGTGTCGTCCGCAAACCGCCGCCGCGTTCCGCCGCCGGGAGTGTGAAGATTAAATCGGCTCCAAGCcggctgtccaagccgagccgagatcgctgccaagccgagccgagatcgctgccaagccgagccgcaatccctgtccaagccgagccgcgatacttgttcgagccgagccgccatccttgtccgagccgagccctaagccgagcgagccgcgagccgagccgcgagccgagccgcgaaccgagccgcgagccgagtgagccgagccgcgagccgagtgagccgagccgcgagccgagttgagccgagccgagccacaagccgagccgagccgagaccaagccgagccgagccgaggtggagccgagccgagccgagccgagcgccttcaagccgagccgagctccttgtttcaccaagccacctaagccttccttcctccgctccgggtcacggtgagtcttcggtaaggattgttttcgatgaattctctaatgttgctacatctgATTAGAgcttgaatattggaataagttaTGTCCCTACTtgtctcccttgaaggtagttcagatttgacacttgggttctcgggtctcgcggtaggcctggttggagatagcttcctttccttgggtaagtcaacggttagcgcttctgacctttttaaaacaactgctactaaagtcatcaactaaaacctcgtgtttcgttaggtggatctgttgagcgtggatttcgatcgaggggcataaccgagtttcaggtaagggttttcctactactggaccccgagtccaggttaaaaccgtagtaatccacaggggattacacgttagtgactgtgctgaatatctgtatgcgtgttgactgttaagtactgatattatattctgtctgatgaaaatatactgtgactgctgtttgtggattgaaattatatgttggtggaccttaaagttacggtttagtatgtattaaacactgatctggatgtggttcatgaagtttggacggggaaggacagtgagtccggttttggttggttagtcgattggacctagggttccctattggtgtgcgaatcggtaatgcgtaaagcaactgagggtgtagatgttaatcctatactatctgactgacaaagcctatggcgagactgtgatatgaatgccgttgagatgtgactgatgtagacagtttggtaagggctgaggggtaacggttagcttcatctatggggtagtgtaccttacggatatgtgtatccttcgggagcactagactgatatgtgcatccttcgggagcactagacggatatgtgcatccttcgggagcactagactgatatgtgcatccttcgggagcactagactgatatgtgcatccttcgggagcactagactgatatgtgcatccttcgggagcactagactgatatgtgcatccttcgggagcactagactgatatgtgcgttctacggaaccactagactgttatgtagggtacccccgaataggaagttaactgttgttccctacgggcccagtagtgggtcccttactgggtatgtttatactcaccctttcctttctttaacttttcaggtaggggtacagcgaggggcagaccgacgagaggcaggaaggatgcgtgaaggccatatggacgcgtctggttttcttttcgcttccgctatgtatttttgtcagaatattttgactgtgattttggactggtgacttgacattttattttgtgattttctttttgaattatttaaaatagggcccgaaactgtcttttgtaaggtttatactgttttaatgaatcgtatctggtccgttttaaattttacgttgaatggtcgagtttcggtatttggtagtgacctcagcttagtccggaaaagttgggtcgttacataattaatatttcatttaaatcatatttaattaatacttcatttaagtcatatttaaatgaatgtctctcacataacttatagttttaatttaattaatttaattaaatcaaatttaattaaacaaaattaaactaaactattaattaattctcaaattaattaatttctaaattaaatatcttatatttaatttaatccaaagtttgaatcatattcaaatataaatttctctcataacctatagttttaatatgtatcacatacacattaaattttaacctatagttttaatatgaatctaattcacattaaactaatatttgaactcattcaaatattttattctctcgtaatttaattttgaatcatattcaaaattaaatttatataataaagtctaattaaaatataaactttatattataatgtatcaatatacattatattaattcccaaagtaaatttgaacatttcaaattacaaccaatataaattaatctaattactctttatgagctaggaaggggacctaatgaaCCTACAGATCATAAGCTATAACGATAtcagattaattagctaaactcattaagcacattaatcaatattcgttaactgtgtgtacactccactaaagactcacagctgaactcttctcactgtagatatatttctgtgtccacggatatagaccaataccagtaagttagtccttcacaagtgtttgtaacaccagctgggtcaaattactgttttacccctGGATTaattctagtccttaaataccagtgctcctccaatgaacaacctgtttatggtccaaccactaaacagaaacccctcttgtgccataaagagggtaggaccctttgttcaagtcccggagacaccatttatggaaacacttatctacttacctaaaggtgggaaggagtgaagccatcttgtgtgattatgtttccagctccccactcggtcttgtccccaaaatgataagcatattgagtcggcaatttggccactctcacccgtacaaatcaaaggacaatccctcgcaaacaggagttcataatacactcaggattaagactaagtcacctaggtcatcctaatgaaatagaaatccaactagttaacggagttacatcaagtgattactatttcgtggtccagtcttatgcaaactcattgcataggataccctcactcgcatgtcgcatacatggacgcattggatcaatatgtttgtatcaaatacaaagtgagtcgtatccatagtgttaataggataaggtatccaaccttaaccctatactatagaccttttaagctgatcttgaacattaatccccgtatgtctctacatattgttcaagactcatcaaacaacttaggatgttagtttattggatttaggttattaagaaaaaactaataatataatcaataacacttattgaaattataataataaaatactttattaatgatggtcaattaattaaatttactatctacgagttttaggacataaaacccaacaatttCACACATCAGAACATGATTCCTGGCGCACTACACAAAACAGTGGAGTGATGGTCATAggtgaaagcgatgcaagtgGAAGTGGCGACACTAATTTCTACGATGTTCTGAACGAAGTGTTGTACGTTCAATATCCGATAGGAAGAAATGTTTGGCTAATAAATTTCGGAGGTATGACACGGGCGTCACAAAAGTTAAAGAACACATGTTGAATTAGAGTATAAATCTCTCAACACGTCCCGTTTTTGGTTCAGCAaggaacctgtaattcttgcAGTGCAAGCACAACAAATAGTTTACCTAGATGACCCAAAATTGGTAGTAATTGGAAAGTTGTGAAAGTCGTCCGAAATAAACGTATATAGGACGTGCCAGAAGTGgacgatgttgagaatgagcacTTGAATGTACTAGAAATCGTTGTTAGCCATCGTGTGGATGAACACATCGAGGATGACTTTTTGTGTAGGATTGACGCCTttcccacaatcgttgaaagattGATTATTCGTTATGTTACCGATGACTTCATAGACGAtatggatgaacacttgtcacatgaaAGCAGAACAAGCAACGACAAATGATAGTCATAAACCACGTAGCCACAAATTTATGtagtttatgttttgattttagTTATATGTTCGTATTtacttattgaatgtttgttttctatgtccacaggtACTATGTATACattttaacttaggattatttgaatttttttctgacattatatgttcttataatttattcaGCAGGTACTTCTCAATCATTtgcgactccgactcctaggagacgtgcgcagtctcgactcttggagtttgAGCATTACTATGCAGAAATGGGTGGATTTCGATGATCGCCCCTGACACGGAAAAGCCTATTTTGTCACATGTTGTTCGCTTCAACCAGGCGATAGGTGTGTGTGCGAAAGACATTTATCGTCTGTTCCTTAAGTGGGTGAACATAGGTATTGAATACGTCGAGGTCATCAAGGGCAACCTATAGGTAAGTCCACTACACATTTCTGTTTTCATttcaaacatatttaagttaaccaagctaatgtgttgtttttgtaatgtgtagcgattttttgtgcttgatttcaatgatcaagcaatgaataggttcgttgagcatcagatgctcagcacctttaaagagttctgGGACGACTATTACAGACACTttaaaaagtacagcgaccccaaggaggctcgtgccaacccaccacacATATTGTTGGGACGTAATGAGGATTTGCACTACTTCTGTGACCACTACATGAGCTGTGCATTTCAGGTGAACAACTAAATGCTTTGTaatggttaattatgatttcaacttttaatatgcttaagaaataaataatataattgttttcatgtaggagcaatcacggaccaACAAGGCTGTTAGATAGAAGTAgtcttacaatcatagcagtgGATCGAAGTCAATTCTACAATGACAACATGAGCTCGTTGAGCAAAGAGGGGAGCGATCGACCGTGTGGAGTTGTTCTAACAAACACACGTTCAAGACGGAACGTTCGTGTCGCAAGTCGTagaggatgcacatgtaagttatccAAGCAACACTTCTGCCcttatttgtcctctttaataatatatttttgactaacttagtttttaaatttgttgcataaTCAAATGCTGAAACTTCATTCCTAGCCTACCCTAGAGGGTACTCAGCCATTCTATGGGGACGAGACATGCGAGACGGTGTAAGGTAGATGACCGGACTACTCAAAAGACCTTgattggggacccaagccgaaggcccgcaagATGGCTAGTGAGAACAGTCTCTCAACCTCATGTTTGTAGTCCACGGTAGATGAAGCTATGCTACGGACTGAAGAACAAATAAGAAATCACGATGAAAGCATGAGTCAGACACAGaaaggaccaccacatgatccctagctttgcggtacgtatatatgttttcattattcttaagttcttaAAATGACATTATTCAATGATGCTTATATATGTGTACTAAACTCAAGCACTTTTGCATCATTTTTGGACCCATGGTGATTAATAGTGTACGAGACTCGTTAGGAAACGTACGTTATGAAGTATGACTTTCTGTTACTTTTTTTGGAACGATTactattttttaattgtattatgaactttgttactttttttaaacttctttgtattatgaacatttaatttttttttcaatttgatattgtatttcataatttactaatctattttaaattttctatattttaatcGAAAACGAATGAGAATATTTCaggaaaaaaatacatatttaaaatatttcccAATGCAGTACATACATCAGGCATATTGTGCAAATGCCGGGGATGGTTATTTCTAACGCATGATGACGTCGGATATACAAATGTCGGAAATAGTTATTTTCGATACATAGCTGACATCAGAGTTGTGGACGCTGGAGATGCCTTGTTACCAACACATGGAAGACATCGAAAACAAGGTTGTCGGGAGAAGTATATTCCCAATGTCGTGTTGGTGGTGGGCCAGGAATCGGCCTTGCGACGCATTTCTTTCAACGGTCTTCTCGACATCTCTTTTTACATCGGAAATTTAGTTCCTGACGTTATTTACACTTATGCCTACGTTTTTTTGCATCGGAAATGGCCTCACTTCTTGCAGTGCCTCTACTaatccaaaaaaagaaaaaagagcaAAGATGAAGTGGTAACAAGTAAGAACACCTGATGAAGCTTGGGGCAACAGAACGTGGGCGACCCGTTCGTTGAGGTGAACAAGTTTAGCTAGGGTGAAACCGACGTTCGATGAGAAGAGACCGACGTTTGGCGAGAAGAAATCTGATGGAAGGCGTTTGGAAAGAAGAAAATCAGAAGGAGGGCTTTTCAGTgggaagaaaataataagagaGAGGTTGTCTTTAGTGAGAAGAATGAGGTGAGAAGAGAACTCCAGCGATAGGGCATTCGACGATAATAAATCTGGTGGGGGCCCGTTTAACGAGTAAGAAAATCATAAGGGGCTCAAGGAAAATGGAGACATGCACAGTGGAACAATGGATCAAAAATTACTCTAGATGCAACTAAActatttagtgattaacatgcttaaaagccctaattaaaataaattagcGCTAAGAAAAATGCATACCTTTGAAGCCTCCCAATCCTCGATATCTTCTCACGAATATGAATCGGGACCACCAGTAGTGTTGAGCCGCTATTCTCCAAACTTAGAACTGGATTGTGGGACCCGTTAAGTGAAGGAAATAATGAGAGAGGTAGATGGAATTAGGAGGAAGGAACCAACAATTTGGTAAAAGAGAGTGGTGGGACgattttgttaaaattttgaataatttctaaaattatcaaaaagtctcaaaagaattttcaaaacatatttttatataaccattacatgcaaaatgcatgaaagatctttacaaaaaaaaaaaaaaaaaaaacacttcatTCTTCACTTAAGTTTAATGGGCTATTACATCTTATGTAAACACTTGTCCCACTAAGTGTTGGtggaattttccaacaaaatgttggattttcctactaactttagtccaaaggcaatatggtcatttgataaattaagtcaaaatcaaaaatcaacatttcgactttttaccattttgtctggCTTGACTAATTTAACCTCACGAGCATGAAtttgcatttattttttcaaaattcaaatcacatttgaatatgaAGTCGATCgaaatttgacttttcaaagtcaaaagtcaacattttgactttttacaactttgactatttccat
This region of Cucumis melo cultivar AY chromosome 7, USDA_Cmelo_AY_1.0, whole genome shotgun sequence genomic DNA includes:
- the LOC127150387 gene encoding uncharacterized protein LOC127150387 translates to CIDYRELNKVTVKNRYPLPRIDDLFDQLQGATVFSKIDLRSGYHQLRIKDEDIPKTAFRSRYGHYEFIVMSFGLTNAPAVFMDLMNRVFREFLDTFVIVFIDDILIYSKTEAEHEEHLRMVLQTLRDNKLYAKFSKCEFWLKQVSFLGHVVSKAGVSVDPAKIEAVTGWTRPSTVSEVRSFLGLAGYYRRFVENFSRIATPLTQLTRKGAPFVWSKACEDSFQTLKQKLVTAPVLTVPDGSGNFVIYSDASKKGLGCVLMQQGKVVAYASRQLKSHEQNYPTHDLELAAVVFALKIWRHYLYGEKIQIFTDHKSLKYFFTQKELNMRQRRWLELVKDYDCEILYHPGKANAPRQKPGGLLQPLCIPEWKWENVSMDFITGLPRTLRGFTVIWVVVDRLTKSAHFVPGKSTYTASKWAQLYMSEIVRLHGVPVSIVSDRDARFTSKFWKGLQTAMGTRLDFSTAFHPQTDGQTERLNQVLEDMLRACALEFPGSWDSHLHLMEFAYNNSYQATIGMAPFEALYGRCCRSPVCWGEVGEQRLMGPELVQSTNEAIQKIRSRMHTAQSRQKSYADVRRKDLEFEIGDKVFLKVAPMKGVLRFERRGKLSPRFVGPFEILERIGPVAYRLALPPSLSTVHDVFHVSMLRKYVPDPSHVVDYEPLEIDENLSYVEQPVEVLAREVKTLRNKQIPLVKVLWRNHRVEEATWEREDDMRSRYPEL